gaaaaaaggtttcacaaatctgtaactatgtttattataatgtatagcctcactgtgataatttagtccagatttgaagagtctaggtgtagtggttttcaatcaggaccgatttaaagtggaccagctgctgaatcagatgctgcgaatcggatgccaacttcagcatCGTCCCTTACGACTGTGATGTTGAACTATGTGAACTATGTGCCTCTAAAGTAGAGGCACATAGTTTCTTCATATGCCAAAATAAAGCTAATTATGTTGATTTATTATGGTAATTAGAATTGATTAATATATCGTGCACTGTCTGCTTTGACACAGACTCTTCGTCTATTTGAATGAACGAATACGTACGAAAACGGATCCGAACTTCGATCACTAGAGCGTGAGGAGAACAAATGATAACAATGGTGGAAGATGgataaaccaaacatgttctgAATAGATTCCAACTATCACTTTGAAATCAGAGAAAATACCGTCGTTTGTTTATACTTCGCTCCACCCTTCAAACACCCGTATAATCCAATAGGCTGGCATGGCTTGTTGTCTACCTCAAATTACTGCAGGTTCAGGCGGATGTGATACGTTAGTGATGGGTTAGGGAAAATTTCATCCCCGCCCCCACGTGAGTGGAGGTGTCCAACTCAGCTCTACTCATCAGACCAGATAAAATGTGTAGCCAGGCCGACACATACAAAACGCAGtgaaaacctaaaatacaaATTAGATCATGGTAGATTACAACAAGTTGACCATTCTCtgttcatgaataaatataccTTTAGGACAACCTCATCAACAATTATTTTTGCACGACTCGCATTAGAAACACTGGTAGTTTCTCATGGGGATATTATATCGACCAAGCATATTAAGTGGTTCATTAAAGTGCTAAAAACACCTACACAACTATCATCCAAAGATATGTCGGTCGTCTGCTTATGTTTTTCCGCTATGGTATGGGTTAGCAATGTCTGCAATGAAACGTCACAGGTCACGTATTTTCTGAATTTTTAATGAATGTTTCCCTCCATCGGGCTTGCTTTAACAAAGACCCCCTTACTTTCAGGCACTCAACATGACCTCCCCATTCTCATTCGTGCTGTCCCTTAAGGAACTGTTTGCTGGGAAACTGCAGCAGTTCATGAGTGACATTGATGATGTTCACAGTGTTTGGCTGACTGAAATCAAGCAGGAAGCCGACCGCATGTTGACAAGGTAAGCttcaataaaaatgttttcatGCTGTTCATTCGTATATTTTCTGCTGCATTGTCAAGATCCACTCATCAGATAATTTTTCTTATGGCATTTCATGGAATGgacactgttgttattgtttgatTCAGTATCATTTTTCTGTAATTGTAGTGATTTTAGTGCTGAGCCAGAATTGATGCCAAAAACTCCATCTCAGAAAAGAAACAACCGCAGGAAGCGTGTATCCCTGGGCTATCAAGAAGAGACTCGAGCCAAGAGACGGTATGGTTCGATATTACGGGCATATTCATTTAATTATTCAATAGTTTCCGTACTCTACTGCACTCTCTAACAAATAGTAAAAGTTTGTtatgtgttattttttgtgttgttgcAGGTTTTCCAAGGGCAAACGTAGCAAATTACGGGGCTCCTCTGTTAAAACTTTGGACCTTCTCGCTGAAGATGAGGGCATACCCCGAGCCAGCACGTCAGGGCAGGTTGTCGAGCTGCCCAAACGCAGCACTcgcagaaacaaacaaaccgtGGCTGAGGCATCACTGGAGGAAGCAGCCTTCAGTGAATGCAGTGCAGAACAGGTACCTGAGGTGGGACCAGAGGTTGCAGAACAGGTACCTGAGGTGGGACCAGATGTTGCAGATCAGGAGTTGAAGACTGCAGTAGCTGAGGAGAAATCAGAGGTCATAGATATGGAGTTGGAGAAGGCGGTACCCGATGCTGAGACAGAGATCGAAGAAGAGACAGAGCTCGAAGCAGATGAGCCCCAAGTGTGTTCCTCCATCCACACACCGTCGCCGCCCGAGATCCCCGCCACCACGGTCTCAGTGAGAATCTCTTCCACAGACCGCCGCTCTGCAGAGCTGGTTGCACAGCGCGTGGTGTCGCCCGGCCGCAGTGCCACCAAAATAGTCATAGCTGATACACCCAGTAGGGCCCGACGTATCTCCAACGTGCGCCTCTCCCTCAAGCTGCGCTACTCCAAGGCCGGGCTCCGGCAAAGCAGGATGCAGGATGGTGTGCGCCGGACCTCCAGGCGCTCCATCCTGAAGAAGAAATTGACTCGTGGTGGCAACACGACATGCAGTAGCAATGATAGTGGTGAGTCTTGTTGCAATATAGGCTAGTGGTAAGGTTGTTTTAAATCCCAAAAGATTATGTGTTCGGAATACCCTGAAGAACATGTAGCTCATCCACGACTAAGGGGCCTTACCCTAACCTGCTTCTAAATAACATGCATCCAAAAAAAAAGGATCTCCTCAATGCCACATCATAATAATCATCCAAGACATAATGTTCAATTTTTCAAGATAGCCTGGCATTTAATATATCTATACAGTTTTTCTATTGATATTCTAAAATTGTTAACGAGTTTAACATTAATGTTTTGAAATTCATTGCTTCTGTTGTAGATGATtcttgcattgaaattgatggagaAGTGGAGAAGGACAGAGAATTGTGAGTGGTGGATATTAACCATGCATGGCATTTTTGAGTGAAGTTAAAATTGTTGTTGTACACAAATACATTACTTAATTTCAACAAAGCATGGAATAACGTTAATAAATAGAAAAGGTGCAGGTCAAGAAAGTCTCAagttgctgtttgtttgttgtgcctCAGGCCGTCGGTGCAGAGCGATGACGCTGAAACGGCGGCTGACGAACCACAAGCTATCCCAGACGTCAGTGTCTCTTTGTTACTGTCGAAAGAAAATTGCGGTCTAAAAGAACTGGCTGGATATTAAgagaaatatatttatttgtgatGTTTTCTTCGCTTCACTGAAACGCTGGCGGAGCAGAAGGCAGGGAGCGGAAACGAGCGCGTGACTCGCTCCATGGCGGTCAACTCTCCTGTGCTCCTATTCTCCCCGGTGCTCTCCAGCATGTTAAGAGGCGTCCCCTCGGTCCTCTCCCCAGGTCAGTACGGCGGCCATTAAGGGACCTTTCATTAAGGACTATGTTGTGGACCCCCTCGTTGTTCTGATGAgtattgtatgtatttttgtatttatggtTATAGGCGGTGCAAAGACGACTCCTGTGGGAAGTTGGAGGTACGTTTATTAGTATGCAagtttttgtttgctttgttaGATACATTTGTAAGTGGTTCACCATCTTTGATATGAAGGGGTCGGCttagcagttgtcttgtaaccgaaaggttgctacttcgatccccagctcctcctagcagattgttgatgtgtccctgagcaagacacttaaccctaaatgctcctgatgagctggctgtcgccttgcatggttgactctgccgtcggtgtgtcaatgtgtgtattaactgatgtaagtcgctttggataaaagcgtctgctaaatgccctaaatgtaaatgtaagactTGCATTGAGAATATAGTGCATTTGTCGTTGTCCATCTGGTAGTTGATTCATGGTTCCTGTTATACTGCATATTTTTCAATGTAAATCAAGCTCCTAAGATTCTCTCTAATTATTCAGGGGCAGCCGAAATAGCAAGCGCAAATCCCCTGAAGCAAAGGAGGCCACCCCAAACAAGAAGCCTTTACCTGCAAAGAAAAGCCAATCGGTAAGATTCATAAATATCAACCTTTATTCAAACTCTTCCAAGTGTGAGTGCAGGCATTGTTTGCATGGGAATAACACTATCTGGAGTTTGGCGTGCTGCTTTAgattgctgtgaaaaaaaaccaCATCATCCACTATGGacggttttagttgactcctccgCTCTTGAATAACATATCCAGCACCGGAGAAGTCTCACTTGCAAtcgcagaaaaaataaatagagctccaggagtccgcaaacggcaacaattaCTTCTCATCCAAGCTgcagttcactctggactgcaGGGAGAGAACGCTGTTTGGCTGTTATGTTACATCCCTCAGGGATTGAACGCTGATTGGGTTTGTGGGAGTGacgtcttcaatccacaagcacCAAAAAGTCactgtctgccttttctcgTCATGAAGGCACCAATTAGAAATTGATGTCACTATTCAACTACATCTATGACCCACTATCAACACAGATTCATGTCTCCACTAGTGAAATTCTCCTTTTAATGAAGGGTTCCCTTACGATGACCGCAATGTATAGCCGGTTCCCGTACTGTTGACAAAAGATTTATACGGAACTACATCATTTAttaccaataataataataagtttgTTCTTGTAGTTAAACGTCTGTGCATCCATGTTTTTCCGACTTGGTAGTTTGAACGCACGTAGGTCGGAGATGCCGCGATTCCCATTCCGACTTTCCACCTCCGACCATTAACGAAAGCAGCATAACGACCGTCTTTGTTCTTTGCCTGTGTCGTAAGTTAGATAGCCATGTGATTGCATCGGATTGGTGCATAGACTTGCGTACTCAAATACCCGATACTGCCTGTAAGAAGGTATTAGAGGAATTTCCGATACTGGCATCGAGAACAACTCTAATTGGTTCCATTGGGTCATTTTTGCACACAATTACTTATCAGGCGTAGAACTGTCCTTGATCAACCCCTCCAACTCAATGTCCAGGTCATGAGGCCCAACATGAGGGCCTTCCTCCAGACAGTACAGAAGAACCAGATGCTTATGATGACTCCAGCGTCTATGGGCCGCAGCACTGTGATGAAGTCCTTCATTAAACACACCACGCCCCTTAAAGTCGACGCAAAGGTTAGTTTCATCCTCCCCTTCTCGGGGAAACGAAACAGGCCCTGATTTTGTCATGTGTTAAAAGGGTTATAACATTGTCGTTATACCGCCCCAAAACCTTGTCTTCCCTTTCGTATTCTTTTTCTGTTTAAGAGACGGCCTTTATTTGAGATACAGGGCTAATTCCATCTTTTCCAGCTGTCGTgagcatttgtttttttattttgctgacctGAGTAGTTATTGTACAAACCTGTTGTGACTCCCCTGCTTAATGGCCAAACTGGTTCTTATTTGGATGTCTCTTTCCCCTTATCCCAAGGACGTAAAGCACGGTCTTGTGGTAAGTGAAAGGTTAAAGCACGCGTTTCTGAGGGCATTTTCTTAAAGATCGTGGATTAGGCCACTTGAGTGTTTAAGTCTCACTTCTTGTTCACCCGTCACCACTTCTAATGTGCTGGACCCATCCCTTTCTGCTGCTAATTTCATACAGCAATACaaagattttgttttgtataCATAAAGGACAgtttaataaaacataaaaacatgaaaaattAAAAGTATTGCTTGATGAAATCAGATAAAAATACTgacttttttcccttttttttactgttttattACATGGGTCATTGTGGATTCTCATAAGCTAGCACAGCCCTTTTCTAATCTTAACCATCACTTTCGACCGTTTGGGTTCAACTTTCTGACATGTGTCACTCGGGGTCAAGTCTAAACTTGAGTCTTTTACTCCCCTAGGCCAAAGAACGCCTCAAACTGGAAGCTCTCAAAAagaagcaggagcaggaggaggagaggataaagaagatggaggaagagaagagacgAAAGCTTGATGAACAGAAACGGTCGGCACAGTTCAGAAGCTCGCGTTGGGACTTTCCAGGGCCTTGTGTTTGCCTCATGGTTTTTAGGTGAACCTCAGGTCTAAGTCATGTGGGTGCTCTTACAGGAAGAGGGACGAGAGGCTGAGGAGAGTGGTGGAGGCCCGAAtgaaggaggacgaggagaagaaaaagagaatcGAGCAGAAAATGTCCCAGACCGATGAGAAAAATGATAAGGTCTGTATTGTGATTCGGGGTGTGAATCTTTCAGTGTCACTATTGGATTCTATTTCAATCCATGGCCTCGATTCTCAAATCCATACAGGCCATGACCATTATCAGTTTGTGATATTTTTCATGTACAATCACTGTGTAGGAGCGTTATAATAAGCGATGTGTATGAAATGAGGCCCACACCATGGCGTTACACTATAGGTGGTATAGCGTACCAAGTGCTTTCACTTGGGCTGCAAAAaggtacgtttttttttttagtggCTTTCCTTCTGCAACCTCACTGCTCGATGCAACTCATTGCTACACACTGTCCCTTTTTTAACTGAATTAGCTGGGCAATAAACACAATACCGGGCTTGTATTGCCAGCCGAGCTAGTAGCGAAGCTAATTAGCGAACATATCGAACGACTCCCTAGCGGAGAAACAATGGTGGGGACGGATTCACAATAATGGTCACTAAGGTAAGTAGAGGTAGCAAAAAGCACAATCCTACATAAATACTTGACTAACATCAGTCATTTACACGCAACTTCCCCAAAACGGCAGAAAGTGACGCAGTTTCAAGAGACAGAAACTAAGTACTTCGGGCCAGTGACCTAATAAAGATAAACTCAATTAAATGAGCGATAATAATTCTACATGGAGCATGGTGCGTTTAGGTATTAAGTGATTTATTGCCGATGATCCATGattgcctttgtgaatgtcggccCAAATCGAatattcgattattcgttcataccacccactgATAATTAAACTATGAAACAATTTAGTGATTCACATCCCTAGTTGTCATGACCATGTATTATATAACATGGTTGCCTGCTTTATATTAAATGGTAGCCTTACATCGAGGCTACCTACTTGGGAGCAACCAGCCAGAATAAGATGGGATTTGCAAGTAGCCAAACAAGGAAATCATACCTTTCCCTTCACATCTCACATCAAAGCCACGGTTTGAAGTGTATTCATTTTGACCATTCGCATGAGATCACTGGCACAGACGggtctattattattttttgaataaGGTTTAATGTATTTCATACAGATGCGCGTTGAGCGCGTGGCAGAAGAAAAGGCCAAGAAGAAAGTGGCTGTGAAGCgtcaggaggagctggagcagaagaagagggtGGAAGAGGAGGCCAGACTCAAGAAGATCCAGCAAGCCGTAAGATATTCATCATTATTCACCATACGGTTTAATGGTGTGACGGTGTTTCCAACAGTGTT
This genomic stretch from Gadus chalcogrammus isolate NIFS_2021 chromosome 9, NIFS_Gcha_1.0, whole genome shotgun sequence harbors:
- the incenp gene encoding inner centromere protein A isoform X1 translates to MTSPFSFVLSLKELFAGKLQQFMSDIDDVHSVWLTEIKQEADRMLTSDFSAEPELMPKTPSQKRNNRRKRVSLGYQEETRAKRRFSKGKRSKLRGSSVKTLDLLAEDEGIPRASTSGQVVELPKRSTRRNKQTVAEASLEEAAFSECSAEQVPEVGPEVAEQVPEVGPDVADQELKTAVAEEKSEVIDMELEKAVPDAETEIEEETELEADEPQVCSSIHTPSPPEIPATTVSVRISSTDRRSAELVAQRVVSPGRSATKIVIADTPSRARRISNVRLSLKLRYSKAGLRQSRMQDGVRRTSRRSILKKKLTRGGNTTCSSNDSDDSCIEIDGEVEKDRELPSVQSDDAETAADEPQAIPDKAGSGNERVTRSMAVNSPVLLFSPVLSSMLRGVPSVLSPGGAKTTPVGSWRGSRNSKRKSPEAKEATPNKKPLPAKKSQSVMRPNMRAFLQTVQKNQMLMMTPASMGRSTVMKSFIKHTTPLKVDAKDVKHGLVAKERLKLEALKKKQEQEEERIKKMEEEKRRKLDEQKRKRDERLRRVVEARMKEDEEKKKRIEQKMSQTDEKNDKMRVERVAEEKAKKKVAVKRQEELEQKKRVEEEARLKKIQQAEEEKRQQELVAKRAEEEERARKLAEARRALELRREREKEQEQEKERRALAERERAEREKALATLWANREKERKEMEEKRNLEEKRRREEHQRLAAENAAREAAMHKMAAASAALNVKSSLLNSPVRKGAALNITVEVEKSPQSYSLTPKGGNKPLLKSNSAEDYGMDQKSDDSTDDESAPRKPIPSWAEGHNLQQAITKQYFNPPDLHTYFGVCEPPKLEDIFYKSKPRYFKRTSSAVWHSPPRHGNY
- the incenp gene encoding inner centromere protein isoform X2 — protein: MTSPFSFVLSLKELFAGKLQQFMSDIDDVHSVWLTEIKQEADRMLTSDFSAEPELMPKTPSQKRNNRRKRVSLGYQEETRAKRRFSKGKRSKLRGSSVKTLDLLAEDEGIPRASTSGQVVELPKRSTRRNKQTVAEASLEEAAFSECSAEQVPEVGPEVAEQVPEVGPDVADQELKTAVAEEKSEVIDMELEKAVPDAETEIEEETELEADEPQVCSSIHTPSPPEIPATTVSVRISSTDRRSAELVAQRVVSPGRSATKIVIADTPSRARRISNVRLSLKLRYSKAGLRQSRMQDGVRRTSRRSILKKKLTRGGNTTCSSNDSDDSCIEIDGEVEKDRELPSVQSDDAETAADEPQAIPDKAGSGNERVTRSMAVNSPVLLFSPVLSSMLRGVPSVLSPGGAKTTPVGSWRGSRNSKRKSPEAKEATPNKKPLPAKKSQSVMRPNMRAFLQTVQKNQMLMMTPASMGRSTVMKSFIKHTTPLKVDAKAKERLKLEALKKKQEQEEERIKKMEEEKRRKLDEQKRKRDERLRRVVEARMKEDEEKKKRIEQKMSQTDEKNDKMRVERVAEEKAKKKVAVKRQEELEQKKRVEEEARLKKIQQAEEEKRQQELVAKRAEEEERARKLAEARRALELRREREKEQEQEKERRALAERERAEREKALATLWANREKERKEMEEKRNLEEKRRREEHQRLAAENAAREAAMHKMAAASAALNVKSSLLNSPVRKGAALNITVEVEKSPQSYSLTPKGGNKPLLKSNSAEDYGMDQKSDDSTDDESAPRKPIPSWAEGHNLQQAITKQYFNPPDLHTYFGVCEPPKLEDIFYKSKPRYFKRTSSAVWHSPPRHGNY